The proteins below are encoded in one region of Candidatus Binatota bacterium:
- a CDS encoding sodium-dependent transporter: MESSTARGNWSGRVGFVLAAAGSAIGLGNIWMFPYRAGQYGGAAFVLVYLGAVVLVGIPLLNSEILLGRATRRNPVGALRLLSPGTGWPVVGWLGVIAGFVILSYYGVVAGWALDYTWMAVSGQLFSSTSGSMSGAFEKLAANGPRQVLWQGLFMLATIFIVSRGVEQGIERAGKILMPLLFGIVLVLLGYSLTSDGVERGLEFFMRPRFSELGWQGALAALGQAFFSLSLGMGAMITYGSYLAEDESLPGSVAMIAVADTALAILAGLVIFPLVFTFNLEPSAGPGLVFITLPQAFAMMPAPAFLASLFFLLLIFAALTSAVSLLEVAVAFLVDEFKLPRVTASVGAGAIIFCLGLPSALSDGFLDHVDALASNWLLPVGGLCTALFVGWSLDRAAARRFYAAGGSGGGFELFHFCIKYLAPVAVGVILLQNTWPAISGLFAG, translated from the coding sequence GTGGAATCTTCAACGGCAAGGGGCAACTGGTCGGGGCGCGTCGGGTTTGTGCTGGCTGCGGCGGGCTCAGCCATCGGGCTGGGGAATATATGGATGTTTCCCTACCGCGCGGGGCAGTACGGTGGCGCCGCATTCGTGCTTGTCTACCTTGGCGCCGTAGTCCTGGTAGGAATTCCTCTGCTCAATTCGGAAATCCTGCTTGGCCGAGCCACGCGCAGGAATCCGGTTGGAGCCCTGCGCCTGCTCAGCCCCGGGACCGGCTGGCCGGTAGTGGGCTGGCTGGGTGTAATAGCCGGTTTCGTAATCCTGTCTTACTACGGCGTCGTGGCTGGCTGGGCGCTCGACTACACCTGGATGGCAGTCAGCGGTCAACTGTTCTCGTCGACATCAGGCTCGATGAGTGGCGCTTTCGAAAAACTGGCAGCGAACGGCCCGAGGCAGGTGTTGTGGCAGGGGCTGTTCATGCTCGCAACCATATTTATCGTATCGAGGGGGGTGGAACAGGGCATAGAACGCGCTGGCAAGATCCTGATGCCTCTGCTGTTCGGCATAGTGCTGGTCCTGCTCGGTTACTCGCTGACCTCGGACGGGGTCGAGAGGGGGCTGGAATTTTTCATGCGCCCCCGCTTCTCCGAACTCGGCTGGCAGGGCGCCCTCGCGGCACTGGGCCAGGCTTTTTTTTCGTTAAGCCTCGGGATGGGGGCGATGATTACCTACGGTAGCTATCTTGCTGAGGATGAAAGCCTGCCCGGCTCGGTTGCCATGATCGCCGTTGCCGATACCGCGTTGGCCATCCTGGCCGGCCTGGTTATTTTTCCCCTGGTGTTCACCTTTAACCTCGAACCTTCGGCCGGGCCTGGCTTGGTTTTCATCACCTTGCCGCAGGCCTTTGCCATGATGCCCGCGCCAGCATTCCTGGCCAGTTTGTTTTTTCTCCTGTTGATCTTTGCGGCGCTTACCTCGGCCGTTTCCCTGCTCGAAGTGGCCGTTGCTTTCCTGGTCGATGAGTTCAAGTTGCCAAGAGTGACGGCCTCGGTGGGGGCCGGGGCGATTATCTTCTGCCTCGGCTTGCCCTCAGCTCTCAGCGATGGCTTCCTCGACCACGTGGATGCCCTGGCCAGCAATTGGCTGTTGCCTGTGGGCGGATTGTGCACGGCACTGTTTGTCGGGTGGAGTCTGGACAGGGCGGCGGCGCGAAGATTCTACGCGGCGGGTGGCAGCGGGGGGGGCTTTGAGCTCTTCCATTTCTGTATCAAATACCTCGCGCCGGTGGCCGTGGGCGTGATCCTGCTGCAGAACACCTGGCCTGCGATCTCAGGCCTCTTTGCAGGCTGA